In Methanofollis aquaemaris, the genomic window TTCAGGCAATGCTCGCCGGATGGGGGATCGATCTCGACCTCCAACCGCCCACATCATCAGAACAGGGATCGTTCATCCCACCCCTCGAAACGATCCTCACCGACCTCTCAGCCCTGGTGATCGATTTTCTGGTGATCATCATCGTCACCGTCTTCATGCTCCTCGAAGTCTCTGGCATCGAAAGAGAGAAGGAAATAACACCGTCGGTTGCAGACCTCCTCATCGGGTTCGGTGAGAAGTTGAACGGCTACGTGACCGCGAAATTCAGGGCCAGTCTGGCGACCGGTCTCATCACGACCGGCATTTTTCTGGTCATAGGTATCGAGACGCCGTTCCTGTGGGGACTGCTCATCTTTCTGCTGAGTTTCATCCCGTTCCTCGGGCTTCCCATCGCCTCCGTCCCTCCCATCGGACTGGCATGGCTGCAACACGGACTGGGCGGCGCACTCATCGTCCTGGTCGGGATCGCCGTCGTCGACCTTGTCTCCAGGAGCGTGTTCATCTCCGAACCCCCCGAACGGAGACTCGAACTCTCGCCGCTCGTCATCGTTCTCTCGGTCTTCTTCTGGACCTGGGTGC contains:
- a CDS encoding AI-2E family transporter; translation: MTGDVSLSSLACLLVIVAILTAGMHLAAALVNPVLFAFVLSILTTPIVHRLEAKGMPRWTAALVCVGAIVGISLALIAFLSASVIQLDRALPAYQDLLKTQTTGLQAMLAGWGIDLDLQPPTSSEQGSFIPPLETILTDLSALVIDFLVIIIVTVFMLLEVSGIEREKEITPSVADLLIGFGEKLNGYVTAKFRASLATGLITTGIFLVIGIETPFLWGLLIFLLSFIPFLGLPIASVPPIGLAWLQHGLGGALIVLVGIAVVDLVSRSVFISEPPERRLELSPLVIVLSVFFWTWVLGVPGLFLAVPLTLMAKAVLEYSDETRWIAGLLGPAE